One Vibrio sp. 16 genomic window carries:
- a CDS encoding DNA-methyltransferase, with the protein MNLFQDDAVKWLSTLDTASVDLLITDPPYESLEKHRKIGTTTRLKVSKASSNQWFEIFPNDRFEALLSEVYRVLKNHSHFYLFCDQETMFVIKPIAEKIGFKFWKPIVWDKVSIGMGYHYRARHEYILFFEKGKRKLNDLSIPDILTHKRVYRGYPTEKPVSLLEVLVVQSSREGELVVDPFFGSGSTLVASKNLNRQFKGNDISSSAHEHIRQRSDF; encoded by the coding sequence ATGAATTTATTCCAAGATGATGCTGTTAAATGGTTGTCAACGCTCGATACAGCGAGCGTTGATCTATTAATCACCGACCCTCCCTATGAGTCTTTAGAAAAACACCGAAAAATTGGGACAACGACTCGGCTTAAGGTGAGCAAGGCGTCAAGTAACCAATGGTTTGAGATTTTCCCTAACGATAGATTTGAAGCATTACTCAGTGAGGTCTATCGTGTGCTTAAGAACCACTCGCACTTTTACCTTTTCTGTGACCAAGAAACGATGTTTGTTATCAAGCCGATAGCGGAGAAAATCGGCTTCAAATTCTGGAAACCTATCGTATGGGACAAAGTGAGCATTGGTATGGGCTACCATTACCGTGCTCGACACGAATACATACTGTTTTTTGAAAAGGGTAAGAGGAAGCTCAATGATTTGAGCATACCTGACATACTAACCCATAAACGGGTCTATAGAGGGTATCCAACTGAAAAGCCAGTAAGTCTCTTGGAAGTTCTGGTCGTTCAAAGTAGCAGAGAAGGCGAGCTAGTTGTTGATCCGTTTTTTGGCTCTGGCTCGACCTTGGTTGCATCTAAAAACTTGAATCGTCAGTTCAAAGGAAACGATATTTCCTCATCTGCCCATGAGCATATTCGTCAGCGTTCGGATTTTTGA